A region of Vitis vinifera cultivar Pinot Noir 40024 chromosome 15, ASM3070453v1 DNA encodes the following proteins:
- the LOC100263619 gene encoding probable WRKY transcription factor 46 — protein sequence MEMAREWEHNTLINELTQGREMANQLKNHLTPSSSRETREFLVEKILSSYEKALSMLKCGGFVSELPHSLPGSSPRSEGSNQDFKDQAGKDVFKKRKTLPRWTEQVRVTIGTVPEGPLDDGYSWRKYGQKDILGANFPRGYFRCTHRHAQGCLATKQVQRSDEDPSIYEVTYRGRHTCIQGSRVAPASVVLVDKEEPIEKKVSYEPEQQQQQPQEAEQIVSGFGTGLKVKTEDLDSREKIFPSFSFPLSDSETVDKIFAESMIENSLMGGFSPSFLSPATSESNYFPVSPCQMNSFGMGHSVYTTESDLTENISAPTSVTNSPIGDYSFPLDPVDFDPDFPFDNPEFFQ from the exons ATGGAAATGGCCAGGGAGTGGGAGCACAACACCCTAATCAATGAGCTAACTCAAGGGAGAGAGATGGCAAACCAGCTCAAAAACCATCTCACTCCATCATCATCCCGCGAAACGCGAGAGTTCTTAGTCGAGAAGATACTTTCTTCCTATGAAAAAGCGCTTTCAATGCTGAAATGTGGTGGTTTTGTGAGCGAATTGCCTCATTCCCTTCCCGGAAGTAGCCCAAGGAGCGAAGGGTCCAACCAAGATTTCAAGGACCAAGCAGGCAAAGATGTCTTCAAGAAGAG AAAAACATTGCCTAGGTGGACCGAGCAAGTGCGCGTCACCATCGGAACAGTGCCAGAAGGCCCTCTTGACGATGGGTACAGCTGGAGAAAATATGGACAGAAAGACATCTTGGGAGCCAATTTTCCAAG GGGATACTTCAGATGTACTCATAGGCATGCGCAGGGCTGTTTGGCAACCAAACAAGTTCAAAGATCAGATGAAGACCCCTCAATCTATGAGGTAACATACCGAGGAAGGCATACTTGTATTCAAGGCTCTCGTGTAGCGCCGGCCTCGGTCGTGCTAGTGGACAAAGAAGAGCCCATTGAGAAGAAAGTCAGTTACGAGCCggagcagcagcagcagcagccgcAGGAGGCTGAACAAATAGTGTCGGGCTTTGGGACAGGCCTTAAGGTTAAGACTGAGGACTTGGACAGTAGGGAGAAGATATTCCCATCATTCTCCTTCCCTTTGTCAGATTCGGAAACCGTGGACAAAATTTTTGCTGAATCCATGATTGAAAACAGCTTGATGGGCGGTTTTTCCCCGTCGTTTTTGTCTCCGGCCACATCTGAATCCAACTATTTTCCGGTGTCGCCATGCCAGATGAACAGCTTTGGAATGGGGCACAGTGTGTACACTACAGAATCAGACCTGACGGAGAACATCTCAGCCCCAACTTCAGTCACCAATTCGCCTATTGGGGACTACAGTTTCCCGCTGGATCCTGTGGATTTTGATCCAGATTTTCCATTTGATAATCCTGAATTCTTCCAATGA
- the LOC109121545 gene encoding vestitone reductase-like translates to MENRSCKVGLLQSLPNADTRLRLFKADIYNPDEFEQAIQGCEFVFHVATPLQHIEDSQYKNTAEAAVAGAKSIAVSCINSATVRRVIYTASVVAAAPLKDDETGFKDSMDESCWTPLNLPFSHGNSHLKASFSLTLMLNKILLEIQTVEREY, encoded by the exons ATGGAGAACAGGAGCTGCAAGGTGGGACTCCTCCAGAGCTTGCCTAATGCTGACACGAGACTGAGGTTGTTTAAAGCCGACATTTACAATCCTGATGAGTTCGAGCAGGCCATTCAAGGGTGTGAGTTTGTTTTCCATGTTGCCACCCCCTTGCAACACATTGAGGACTCTCAG TACAAGAACACAGCAGAAGCTGCAGTGGCTGGGGCAAAGAGCATTGCAGTGTCTTGCATCAATTCAGCAACTGTGAGGCGAGTAATCTACACTGCTTCCGTGGTGGCTGCAGCCCCATTAAAAGATGACGAGACTGGTTTCAAGGACTCCATGGATGAATCTTGTTGGACCCCTCTTAATCTTCCATTCTCTCATGGTAATTCTCATCTAAAGGCAAGTTTTTCCTTAACTCTAATGCTCAATAAAATATTACTTGAAATCCAAACAGTTGAGAGAGAATATTAA